Proteins encoded within one genomic window of Gammaproteobacteria bacterium:
- a CDS encoding DUF4340 domain-containing protein, with protein sequence MKSRTLVILLAALAVLVALAIAVSVSQRPGSTAGALLYPGLRDQLDEVDSVVVRSGGNKVVATLERGKAGWTVRERDGYPADLGRLRKNLVSLAEATITEEKTSNPAFYERLRVDDIDKDSAAGLRLDIGIGGKTVASVIVGSTAVAGSDSAYVRRAGEAQSWLVRGAFDLPRETSGWLDKAITSIPASRIAAVSITQPDGATLKIDKARAGEADFQVSGIPAGRELSFPGAGNNIGAALADLSLDAVEPAAGFAPGNVRPTVARFETFDGLVVEVSTWKLPAGARLRLAAHADAALAARHAPPPGTTPESGPAADAIASSTRKDLAGVQAEAEQLDARAGAWVYTVPAYKVDQLTHRLDDLLAPKKAAAPAAGTGRPAAGGAGSG encoded by the coding sequence ATGAAAAGCCGCACGCTCGTCATCCTGCTGGCCGCGCTGGCAGTGCTGGTGGCGCTGGCCATCGCCGTGTCGGTATCGCAGCGCCCGGGCAGCACCGCTGGCGCCCTGCTGTACCCGGGGCTCAGGGACCAGCTGGACGAGGTGGACAGCGTGGTGGTCCGCAGCGGCGGCAACAAGGTCGTCGCCACGCTGGAGCGGGGCAAGGCCGGCTGGACCGTCAGGGAACGCGACGGTTACCCGGCGGACCTCGGCCGGCTGCGCAAGAACCTGGTGTCGCTGGCCGAGGCCACCATCACCGAGGAGAAGACCTCGAACCCCGCGTTCTACGAACGCCTGCGCGTGGACGATATCGACAAGGACAGCGCCGCCGGCCTGCGCCTGGATATCGGCATTGGCGGCAAGACGGTCGCCAGCGTCATCGTCGGCAGCACCGCGGTGGCCGGCAGCGACAGCGCCTACGTGCGCCGTGCCGGCGAGGCGCAGAGCTGGCTGGTCCGGGGCGCATTCGACCTGCCGCGCGAGACCAGCGGCTGGCTCGACAAGGCCATCACCAGCATCCCCGCCAGCCGCATCGCCGCGGTGAGCATCACCCAGCCCGACGGCGCCACGCTGAAGATCGACAAGGCCCGTGCCGGCGAAGCCGACTTCCAGGTCTCGGGCATCCCGGCCGGCCGGGAACTCTCCTTCCCCGGCGCCGGCAACAACATCGGCGCCGCGCTCGCCGACCTCAGCCTCGACGCGGTCGAGCCGGCAGCGGGCTTCGCGCCGGGGAATGTGCGACCCACGGTGGCGCGTTTCGAGACCTTCGACGGCCTCGTGGTCGAGGTCAGCACCTGGAAGCTGCCGGCCGGCGCGCGGCTGCGCCTCGCGGCGCATGCCGATGCGGCACTGGCGGCGCGCCACGCGCCCCCGCCCGGCACCACACCGGAGTCCGGGCCGGCTGCCGATGCCATCGCCAGCTCCACCCGCAAGGACCTCGCCGGCGTGCAGGCCGAGGCCGAGCAGCTCGATGCCCGGGCCGGCGCCTGGGTCTACACCGTGCCGGCGTACAAGGTGGACCAGCTCACCCACCGGCTCGACGACCTGCTGGCACCGAAGAAGGCCGCGGCGCCCGCGGCTGGCACCGGCCGACCGGCTGCTGGCGGCGCCGGGTCCGGCTGA
- a CDS encoding aromatic ring-hydroxylating dioxygenase subunit alpha, translated as MYINFWYPAGLSADIGSTPVRRRMLGQDFVLWRDSAGQVHCLANTCCHRGGALAGGKIVEDEVQCPYHGWRFAGDGRCTRIPSLGREARVPARVRVDAYPVEERYGLVFAFLGDLPEAERCPIMDIPEYPGNVIAPGWAATIQHFEWDFNFQRSIENGIDGAHNEYVHPTHGFSGDREDIRIATEDYRWLDTEWVTGFFSSRRAPPLADAKMREASGRSTDAVISGGTGHHGVSSLWTLIHPTPQMSIHQYLFEAPVDEGKTSLYLVNLRNFLIDPSEDERMKTRNAVVAGQDRDVLYEVRPVLTPESRAKEFFTPSDAAIGKYRDKLKRWEARGWRIDMDEVNRNARKVAYAIPSPARREHKGWILDAVPLYPARPEAAAAAPAQATGPAA; from the coding sequence ATGTACATCAATTTCTGGTATCCGGCCGGCCTGAGCGCCGACATCGGCTCCACGCCGGTCCGCCGCCGCATGCTCGGCCAGGACTTCGTGCTCTGGCGGGATTCCGCCGGCCAGGTGCACTGCCTCGCCAACACCTGCTGCCATCGCGGCGGCGCCCTGGCGGGCGGCAAGATCGTCGAGGACGAGGTGCAGTGCCCGTACCACGGCTGGCGCTTCGCCGGCGATGGCCGCTGCACGCGGATCCCGTCGCTCGGCAGGGAGGCGCGGGTGCCGGCGCGGGTGCGCGTCGATGCCTATCCCGTCGAGGAGCGCTATGGCCTGGTGTTCGCCTTCCTCGGCGACCTGCCCGAGGCGGAGCGCTGCCCGATCATGGACATCCCCGAATACCCCGGCAACGTGATCGCGCCAGGCTGGGCGGCGACGATCCAGCACTTCGAGTGGGACTTCAACTTCCAGCGCTCGATCGAGAACGGCATCGACGGGGCCCACAACGAGTACGTGCACCCGACCCACGGCTTCTCCGGCGACCGCGAGGATATCCGCATCGCCACCGAGGACTACCGCTGGCTCGACACCGAGTGGGTGACCGGCTTCTTCAGCAGCCGGCGCGCGCCACCGCTGGCCGACGCGAAGATGCGCGAGGCCTCGGGCCGCAGCACCGATGCCGTGATCAGCGGCGGCACCGGGCACCATGGCGTGTCGTCGCTGTGGACGCTGATCCATCCGACGCCGCAGATGAGCATCCACCAGTACCTGTTCGAGGCGCCGGTGGACGAGGGCAAGACCAGCCTCTACCTGGTCAACCTGCGCAACTTCCTCATCGACCCGTCCGAGGACGAGCGCATGAAGACGCGCAACGCCGTGGTCGCCGGGCAGGACCGCGACGTGCTCTACGAGGTGCGGCCCGTGCTGACGCCGGAAAGCCGCGCGAAGGAGTTCTTCACACCCTCCGATGCCGCCATCGGCAAGTACCGCGACAAGCTCAAGCGCTGGGAAGCCCGCGGCTGGCGCATCGACATGGACGAGGTGAACCGCAACGCCCGCAAGGTCGCCTACGCCATCCCCAGCCCGGCGCGCCGCGAGCACAAGGGCTGGATCCTCGACGCGGTGCCGCTGTACCCGGCGCGGCCGGAAGCGGCCGCGGCCGCGCCCGCGCAGGCGACCGGGCCTGCCGCCTAG
- the ilvA gene encoding threonine ammonia-lyase, biosynthetic, with translation MAATHDYLREILRARVYDIAVETPLDAAPRLSARLGQRVLLKREDLQPVFSFKLRGAHNKLAGLPAAERARGVICSSAGNHAQGLAMSARHFGVRAVVVMPALTAEIKIEAVRALGAEVILHGNAYDDAYEHARALADHEGLSFVHPFDDPAVIAGQGTVAVEMLRQCREPIDTVFVPVGGGGLASGVALYIKALYPQVQVIGVEAAESPSMQQAFAAGRPVTLGHVGIFADGVAVRRVGDETYRICRELLDDLVLVSTDEICAAIQDIFEDTRSIMEPAGALAVAGLKRHVAAGGPANRVLVAINSGANLNFDRLHHIAERAAVGEEREALFAVEIPETPGSFLAFCQAIGSRSVTEFNYRYGDNRRARIFVGLALRGGAAERQQIAGRLEAAGYGVLDMSDDEMAALHVRHMVGGLAAIADERLCRFEFPERPGALLDFLRAIGTRWNISLFHYRNHGSDFGRVLAGVQVPEAELGEFQRHLADLGYPWWDESANPAYRMFLADAAR, from the coding sequence ATGGCCGCCACCCACGACTATCTCCGGGAAATCCTCCGTGCCCGGGTCTATGACATCGCGGTGGAGACCCCGCTGGATGCTGCGCCGCGCCTCTCGGCGCGGCTCGGACAGCGCGTGCTGCTCAAGCGCGAGGACCTCCAGCCGGTGTTCTCCTTCAAGCTGCGCGGCGCCCACAACAAGCTGGCCGGGCTGCCGGCCGCCGAGCGGGCGCGGGGCGTCATCTGCAGCTCGGCCGGCAACCACGCCCAGGGCCTGGCGATGTCGGCAAGGCACTTCGGCGTGCGCGCCGTGGTGGTGATGCCGGCGCTCACGGCGGAAATCAAGATCGAGGCGGTACGCGCGCTCGGCGCCGAGGTCATCCTGCACGGCAATGCCTACGACGACGCCTACGAGCATGCCCGTGCGCTGGCGGACCACGAGGGCCTGAGCTTCGTGCACCCCTTCGACGATCCCGCGGTGATCGCCGGGCAGGGAACCGTCGCCGTGGAGATGCTGCGCCAGTGCCGCGAGCCCATCGATACGGTGTTCGTCCCGGTGGGCGGTGGCGGCCTGGCGAGCGGCGTCGCCCTCTATATCAAGGCGCTGTACCCGCAGGTGCAGGTCATCGGCGTCGAGGCGGCGGAATCGCCGAGCATGCAGCAGGCATTCGCCGCCGGCCGGCCGGTGACGCTCGGGCATGTCGGCATCTTCGCCGACGGCGTCGCGGTACGCCGTGTCGGCGATGAGACCTACCGCATCTGCCGCGAGCTGCTCGACGACCTGGTGCTGGTCAGCACCGACGAGATCTGCGCCGCCATCCAGGACATCTTCGAGGACACCCGCAGCATCATGGAGCCGGCCGGCGCCCTGGCCGTGGCGGGCCTCAAGCGCCACGTCGCCGCCGGCGGTCCCGCCAACCGCGTGCTGGTGGCGATCAACAGCGGCGCCAACCTGAACTTCGACCGCCTGCACCACATCGCGGAGCGCGCCGCCGTCGGCGAGGAACGCGAGGCGCTGTTCGCGGTGGAAATCCCGGAGACGCCCGGCAGCTTCCTGGCGTTCTGCCAGGCCATCGGCAGCCGCAGCGTCACCGAGTTCAACTACCGCTATGGCGACAACCGCCGGGCACGCATCTTCGTCGGCCTGGCATTGCGCGGCGGGGCGGCCGAGCGCCAGCAGATCGCGGGACGGCTCGAGGCGGCTGGCTACGGCGTGCTCGACATGAGCGACGACGAAATGGCGGCGCTCCATGTGCGCCACATGGTGGGTGGCCTGGCCGCGATCGCCGACGAGCGCCTGTGCCGCTTCGAATTCCCGGAGCGGCCGGGTGCCCTGCTGGATTTCCTCCGCGCCATCGGCACGCGCTGGAACATCAGCCTGTTCCACTATCGCAACCACGGCTCGGATTTCGGCCGGGTGCTGGCGGGCGTGCAGGTGCCCGAGGCGGAGCTCGGCGAGTTCCAACGCCACCTCGCGGACCTCGGCTACCCCTGGTGGGATGAGTCGGCGAATCCGGCCTACCGGATGTTCCTGGCCGACGCGGCCCGCTGA
- a CDS encoding MFS transporter, with the protein MSPSQSRALLPLLFVGVLMGALDLAIVGPALPVIKADLAMDDRQASVLFNAYVLLQMIGTPLLAKLSDRSGARLAYLVAIGFFALGSLVVVVAYDPLTLYVGRALQGFGGGGILPVAAAVIASTVAPERRGPALGTLGAVFGLAFLLGPVLGGLLLPYGWHWLFLINLPISAVLGFGAVRLLPSEGHPQRHPLDVAGIVTLSVLLVALVYGLSVLDVQALGSSLAEWPTAISLLLVIVLVPVFWVLEKRAVDPIVRPGLVASRPVAIAATISAGAGAIQSGAGFYPALAVSAIGVSASTAAWMLLPGVVLATIAAPVAGRLVNVFGARSLILAGMVLVVVSLLIYGLAPMSIPVFIVAGMIGSAGMASVMGAPLRIIVLDHCESRERGSAQGLLSNFTSVGRLMGAAAVGAIAASFGGGGPGYQKAFVVLSVLGLALAALGLSLRPAVKAAPAARTETREG; encoded by the coding sequence TTGAGTCCCAGCCAGTCCAGAGCCCTGCTTCCCCTGCTGTTCGTCGGCGTGCTGATGGGCGCCCTCGACCTGGCCATCGTCGGCCCGGCACTGCCGGTGATCAAGGCGGACCTGGCGATGGACGACCGCCAGGCCTCGGTGCTGTTCAACGCCTACGTGCTGCTGCAGATGATCGGCACGCCGCTGCTGGCGAAACTCTCCGACCGCTCCGGGGCGCGGCTGGCCTACCTGGTCGCCATCGGCTTCTTCGCGCTCGGCTCGCTCGTGGTGGTGGTGGCCTACGATCCCCTCACCCTGTACGTCGGCCGGGCGCTGCAGGGCTTCGGGGGTGGCGGCATCCTGCCGGTTGCCGCCGCGGTCATCGCCAGCACCGTGGCTCCCGAGAGGCGTGGTCCGGCACTCGGCACCCTCGGCGCGGTATTCGGCCTGGCGTTCCTGCTCGGCCCGGTGCTGGGCGGCCTGCTGCTGCCCTACGGCTGGCACTGGTTGTTCCTGATCAACCTGCCGATCAGCGCCGTGCTGGGCTTCGGTGCCGTGCGGCTGCTGCCTTCGGAGGGCCATCCGCAGCGCCATCCGCTCGACGTCGCCGGCATCGTCACGCTGTCGGTACTGCTGGTGGCGCTGGTGTACGGCCTGAGTGTCCTCGACGTCCAGGCCCTCGGCAGCAGCCTGGCCGAGTGGCCCACCGCGATCTCGCTGCTGCTGGTGATCGTGCTGGTACCGGTGTTCTGGGTGCTGGAGAAGCGCGCCGTGGATCCCATCGTCCGGCCGGGCCTCGTGGCCTCGCGACCGGTGGCGATCGCCGCCACGATCAGCGCGGGCGCGGGCGCCATCCAGTCGGGCGCCGGCTTCTATCCGGCGCTCGCGGTGTCGGCCATCGGGGTGTCGGCGAGCACCGCCGCCTGGATGCTGCTTCCCGGGGTGGTGCTGGCGACGATCGCCGCGCCGGTGGCCGGACGGCTGGTCAACGTGTTCGGCGCGCGCAGCCTCATCCTGGCCGGCATGGTGCTGGTGGTGGTGAGCCTGCTGATCTACGGCCTGGCGCCCATGAGCATCCCGGTGTTCATTGTCGCCGGCATGATCGGCAGCGCCGGCATGGCCAGCGTCATGGGCGCACCGCTTCGCATCATCGTGCTGGACCACTGCGAGAGCAGGGAGCGCGGCTCCGCGCAGGGCCTGCTCAGCAATTTCACCTCGGTCGGCCGCCTCATGGGCGCCGCGGCCGTGGGCGCCATCGCCGCCTCTTTCGGCGGCGGCGGCCCTGGCTACCAGAAGGCGTTCGTGGTGCTCTCGGTGCTGGGCCTGGCGCTGGCGGCGCTGGGGCTCTCGCTGCGCCCGGCGGTGAAGGCCGCTCCAGCCGCCAGGACGGAGACGCGCGAGGGCTGA
- a CDS encoding class I SAM-dependent methyltransferase, whose product MASRQARLLIVSALAGLAAACSGGESPTATTPPPAAAPAAPAAASVAPQADAALQAAIAGDWRSPENRARDTYRHPRETLEFFGIRPDMAVVEIWPGAGWYSEILAPYLRDDGRYIAAHWDPEAKQEFYRKGVQAFRDKLAARADLYGKTEVVVLALPDKAAMVAPESVDMVLTFRNIHNAMMSGQAPAMFAAMYRVLKPGGVLGVVEHRAGTDLPQDPQAKSGYVRQDFAIALAEQAGFVFEAASEVNANARDTRDYPGGVWTLPPTLRDGDKDREKYLAIGESDRFTLRFRKPGSVAGVGEGAAPVSDEEPSAPGP is encoded by the coding sequence ATGGCAAGTCGCCAGGCCAGACTGCTGATCGTTTCCGCCCTGGCCGGATTGGCCGCGGCCTGCAGCGGTGGCGAATCGCCCACCGCCACCACCCCGCCACCGGCGGCCGCGCCCGCCGCGCCGGCTGCAGCCAGCGTCGCGCCGCAGGCAGACGCGGCCCTGCAGGCCGCCATCGCCGGCGATTGGCGCAGCCCCGAGAACCGCGCTCGCGACACCTATCGCCATCCGCGCGAAACGCTGGAGTTCTTCGGCATCCGCCCGGACATGGCAGTAGTGGAGATCTGGCCGGGTGCGGGCTGGTACAGCGAGATCCTCGCCCCCTACCTGCGTGATGACGGCCGCTACATCGCCGCCCACTGGGATCCCGAGGCGAAGCAGGAGTTCTACCGCAAGGGCGTGCAGGCGTTCAGGGACAAGCTGGCGGCACGCGCGGATCTCTACGGCAAGACCGAGGTCGTGGTGCTGGCCCTGCCGGACAAGGCCGCGATGGTGGCGCCGGAATCGGTGGACATGGTCCTCACCTTCCGCAACATCCACAACGCGATGATGAGCGGCCAGGCGCCGGCGATGTTCGCGGCCATGTACCGTGTGCTGAAGCCGGGCGGCGTGCTCGGCGTGGTGGAGCACCGCGCCGGCACGGATCTGCCGCAGGATCCGCAGGCGAAGTCCGGCTATGTGCGCCAGGATTTCGCCATCGCCCTGGCGGAGCAGGCCGGTTTCGTCTTCGAGGCCGCCTCCGAGGTCAACGCCAATGCCAGGGACACCAGGGATTACCCGGGCGGGGTCTGGACCCTGCCGCCGACCTTGCGCGACGGTGACAAGGACCGGGAGAAGTATCTCGCCATCGGCGAGAGCGACCGTTTCACGCTGCGCTTTCGCAAGCCGGGCTCGGTGGCCGGTGTCGGCGAGGGCGCCGCACCGGTGAGCGACGAGGAGCCGTCCGCACCGGGCCCATAG
- a CDS encoding rhomboid family intramembrane serine protease codes for MLPVADDRMLRHAPVASRTIILVCCLVYLWQVLAGPWGVLATQALGFSPADFFAGGTQDPLRAWTPFAATIITYAFLHGGWLHLGGNMLFLWIFGDDVEDAFGQPGFIVFYLLAGMAAALAQALPGPGSAGAIVGASGAVSGVLGAYLVLHPRARINVLVPVFVVIDLVSLPAFVVLLFWFAVQLAYEFLAPGLAGNVALRAHIGGFVAGMAMAPVFGFIARHSQPRLSVAASTLLR; via the coding sequence GTGCTGCCTGTCGCCGATGACCGCATGCTGCGCCACGCGCCGGTGGCCAGCCGCACCATCATCCTGGTCTGCTGCCTGGTCTACCTCTGGCAGGTGCTCGCCGGCCCCTGGGGTGTGCTGGCCACCCAGGCCCTCGGCTTCTCGCCGGCGGATTTCTTCGCCGGCGGCACGCAGGATCCGCTGCGCGCCTGGACGCCGTTCGCCGCCACCATCATCACCTACGCCTTCCTGCACGGCGGCTGGCTGCACCTCGGTGGCAACATGCTGTTCCTCTGGATCTTCGGCGACGACGTCGAGGACGCCTTCGGCCAGCCGGGCTTCATCGTCTTCTACCTGCTGGCCGGCATGGCCGCCGCGCTGGCGCAGGCGCTGCCCGGACCCGGGTCGGCCGGAGCGATCGTCGGCGCCAGCGGTGCCGTATCCGGCGTGCTCGGCGCCTACCTCGTGCTCCACCCGCGGGCGCGCATCAACGTGCTGGTGCCGGTGTTCGTCGTCATCGACCTGGTGAGCCTGCCGGCATTCGTGGTGCTGCTGTTCTGGTTCGCCGTGCAGCTCGCCTACGAATTCCTCGCGCCCGGCCTCGCCGGCAACGTCGCGCTGCGGGCACATATCGGCGGCTTCGTCGCCGGCATGGCCATGGCGCCGGTGTTCGGTTTCATCGCGCGCCACTCGCAGCCACGCCTGTCCGTCGCTGCATCGACGCTGCTAAGATGA
- a CDS encoding L,D-transpeptidase family protein: MLLPGCALLQAPEPPAPPPAPPPLQEPLETTRFVLPDAATSVVGELQVVRLRGKDTFIDVAQAYHLGFDELVEANPGIDPWLPGEGREIVLPSRFVLPDVPRQGIVLNVPTKRLFYFPKPQKGEAAVVYTFPISIGREGWATPLGLTRIVSKKKDPVWRVPASIRREHAENGDPLPPVVPPGPDNPLGAYAMRLAIPGDYLIHGTNKPAGVGMRISHGCIRMNPADIEWLFQQVPVGLPVRIVNQPLLVGVAGGELFLEAHPALEEDKTRRNAALLRDIEKKLAKSAAKGARVDYERVARAGSEQRGMPVSIMAGAPDLAAAVAAAPRVSNIVSYDWFEEGEATREAAAPAAGGAAPARAR, encoded by the coding sequence CTGCTGCTGCCGGGTTGCGCGCTGCTGCAGGCACCGGAGCCGCCCGCGCCGCCGCCGGCTCCGCCGCCGTTGCAGGAGCCGCTGGAGACCACGCGCTTCGTGCTGCCCGATGCCGCGACCAGCGTGGTCGGCGAATTGCAGGTGGTGCGCCTGCGCGGGAAGGACACCTTCATCGACGTGGCCCAGGCCTATCACCTCGGCTTCGACGAGCTGGTGGAGGCCAACCCGGGCATCGATCCCTGGCTGCCCGGCGAGGGCCGGGAAATCGTGCTGCCGAGCCGCTTCGTGCTGCCCGACGTGCCGCGCCAGGGCATCGTGCTCAACGTGCCGACGAAGCGGCTGTTCTACTTCCCGAAGCCGCAGAAGGGCGAAGCGGCGGTCGTCTACACCTTTCCGATCAGCATCGGGCGCGAGGGCTGGGCCACGCCGCTGGGCCTCACGCGCATCGTCTCGAAGAAGAAGGACCCGGTCTGGCGGGTGCCGGCCTCCATCCGCAGGGAGCATGCGGAGAACGGCGACCCGTTGCCGCCGGTGGTGCCGCCCGGCCCGGACAATCCGCTGGGCGCCTATGCCATGCGCCTGGCGATCCCGGGTGACTACCTCATCCATGGCACCAACAAGCCGGCCGGGGTGGGCATGCGCATCAGCCACGGCTGCATCCGCATGAATCCGGCCGACATCGAGTGGCTGTTCCAGCAGGTGCCGGTGGGCCTGCCGGTGCGCATCGTCAACCAGCCGCTGCTGGTGGGCGTGGCGGGCGGCGAGCTGTTCCTCGAGGCGCATCCCGCGCTCGAGGAAGACAAGACGCGGCGCAATGCGGCGCTGTTGCGCGATATCGAGAAGAAGCTGGCGAAGTCCGCGGCGAAGGGCGCCAGGGTCGATTACGAGCGGGTTGCCCGCGCGGGCAGCGAGCAGCGCGGCATGCCGGTGTCCATCATGGCGGGGGCCCCGGACCTGGCGGCAGCGGTGGCGGCGGCACCGCGGGTCAGCAATATCGTCAGCTACGACTGGTTCGAAGAGGGCGAGGCCACCCGCGAGGCGGCGGCGCCGGCTGCCGGCGGCGCGGCACCCGCCCGGGCGCGCTGA
- a CDS encoding M48 family metallopeptidase, whose amino-acid sequence MLSASRRLMAVATLLTSLSGLAGCSLPLASSSEIDSQGDAEFQKIRAKTPVSADAGERAYVDCVARAIIAQLPPPFVDKDWEIEVFDSEQINAFALPGGHIGVFNGIFKVAENQDELATVIGHEVAHVTQEHALKRYNREATTQIGVVGVAIATGTGQAGADLLGMATSLGMSLPFSRGEESEADTVGLRYMAAAGFDPRQSVALWKNMQKKDKLGPPEMLSTHPSSEHRIDDLVAQFPEALALYNTARAAGRNPQCQR is encoded by the coding sequence ATGTTGTCCGCATCCAGGCGCCTGATGGCCGTGGCGACGCTGCTGACGTCGCTGTCGGGCCTCGCGGGCTGTTCGCTGCCGCTCGCCAGCAGCAGCGAGATCGATAGCCAGGGCGATGCCGAATTCCAGAAGATCCGCGCGAAGACACCGGTGAGCGCGGATGCCGGCGAGCGCGCCTACGTCGACTGCGTGGCCAGGGCGATCATCGCCCAGCTGCCGCCACCGTTCGTCGACAAGGACTGGGAGATCGAGGTGTTCGACAGCGAGCAGATCAACGCTTTCGCGCTGCCGGGCGGGCACATCGGCGTGTTCAACGGCATCTTCAAGGTGGCCGAGAACCAGGACGAGCTCGCCACCGTGATCGGCCACGAGGTGGCGCATGTCACCCAGGAACATGCCCTGAAGCGCTACAACCGCGAGGCCACGACGCAGATCGGCGTCGTCGGCGTCGCGATCGCCACCGGCACCGGCCAGGCGGGGGCGGACCTGCTCGGCATGGCCACCAGCCTCGGCATGTCGCTGCCCTTCAGCCGCGGCGAGGAGAGCGAGGCCGATACCGTCGGCCTGCGCTACATGGCCGCCGCCGGCTTCGACCCGCGCCAGAGCGTGGCGCTGTGGAAGAACATGCAGAAGAAGGACAAGCTCGGGCCGCCGGAGATGCTGTCCACGCACCCGTCCTCGGAGCACCGCATCGACGACCTCGTGGCGCAGTTCCCCGAGGCGCTGGCGCTCTACAACACCGCCCGGGCAGCCGGCAGGAATCCGCAATGCCAGCGCTGA
- the sohB gene encoding protease SohB yields the protein MAEFFFQYGLFLAKAVTFVIAAGVATAVVVGLSRKGAAPGGLSVEKLNDRFRETASELRRAVLGKAGWKKIAKQEAKERKARDKAVASGAEQRQRVFVLDFKGDIRATAVASLREEVSAVLAVATASDEVVLRLENFGGAVHEHGLAASQLARLRSRGIPLTAIVDKGAASGGYMMACVANRIIAAPFAVVGSIGVVAQIPNFNRALADRGVDFEQVTAGRYKRTVTMFGRTTEEDRAKLREELEEVHALFKGMVAQNRPALDIEAVSTGEHWYGTRALELGLVDALGASDDYLLAAAARADVFRVSYRARHSLPEKIMAAVRATAEQVDLWIGQRRQERSLP from the coding sequence ATGGCCGAGTTTTTCTTCCAGTACGGGCTGTTCCTCGCCAAGGCCGTCACCTTCGTGATCGCGGCGGGTGTCGCCACGGCGGTGGTCGTCGGCCTGTCGCGCAAGGGCGCGGCGCCCGGTGGCCTCAGCGTGGAGAAGCTCAATGACCGCTTCCGCGAGACGGCCAGCGAACTGCGCCGCGCCGTGCTCGGCAAGGCCGGGTGGAAGAAGATCGCGAAGCAGGAGGCGAAGGAGCGCAAGGCCCGCGACAAGGCGGTGGCCAGCGGCGCCGAGCAGCGGCAGCGCGTCTTCGTGCTGGACTTCAAGGGGGACATCCGCGCCACCGCGGTGGCCTCGCTGCGCGAGGAAGTGAGCGCCGTGCTGGCGGTGGCCACGGCCAGCGACGAGGTGGTGCTGCGGCTGGAGAACTTCGGCGGCGCCGTCCACGAGCACGGGCTGGCGGCCTCGCAGCTGGCGCGGCTGCGCAGCCGGGGCATCCCGCTGACCGCCATCGTCGACAAGGGCGCCGCCAGCGGCGGCTACATGATGGCCTGCGTGGCGAACCGCATCATCGCCGCGCCCTTCGCCGTGGTGGGCTCGATCGGCGTGGTGGCGCAGATCCCGAACTTCAACCGTGCGCTTGCCGATCGCGGCGTGGATTTCGAGCAGGTCACCGCCGGGCGCTACAAGCGCACGGTGACCATGTTCGGCCGCACCACCGAGGAGGACCGCGCCAAGCTCAGGGAGGAGCTCGAGGAGGTGCACGCGCTGTTCAAGGGCATGGTGGCGCAGAACCGCCCGGCGCTCGACATCGAGGCGGTCTCCACCGGCGAGCACTGGTACGGCACGCGGGCGCTGGAACTCGGGCTGGTGGATGCCCTCGGCGCCAGCGACGACTACCTGCTCGCTGCGGCCGCGCGCGCCGACGTCTTCCGCGTCAGCTACCGTGCCCGGCACAGCCTGCCGGAGAAGATCATGGCCGCGGTGCGGGCGACCGCCGAGCAGGTCGATCTCTGGATCGGCCAGCGCCGGCAGGAGCGCTCGCTTCCCTGA